The Glycine soja cultivar W05 chromosome 15, ASM419377v2, whole genome shotgun sequence region CGTACTAGTTGTTTCATTCTAAAAagtaactatttatttatttagaaatgttaccatttatagtaaaaatgatactttatcttctaattttctgaaatttaaaatataaattagttatatatacacgtatataaattttctctttaaattaattttaaaaatcttatacGAATTAGttacatataaatttattgCTGGTTTAAACATTTTGTTAACTtacactttaaattttaatttaaaaattgtcaaaataCTTGATGTTCCTATAATATAAATCACATAACTCTTCTCACTGGAGTcaacagttaaaaaaaataataacaaaccaACAATATAATTTATAGTGATTTATGTCccttaattaaatgatttaaaattttaaattttaattttatgacaaTAATTAGTACCAATACTAtggtaaaaacaaaataataaataaaaatagaaccgAATTCTCAAGTCAAGGGATGCTTGAGTTGACAGAAGTTGAAAATTTTGGTTGAGTGAGAGGCTTGTCTTTGTTCCGCTACCATGTCTCATGtaagtctctttctctctttctcctcTTATTATGTACTTCAACTCACTTCGCACCAACCCAGATCTGTTTTTCCCCATTTCTTTTTCTGCGTATTATTCCGATCAGAATCATATATCATACCTAATCCATGATTTTTTGTGCATGCATGTGTTCCCTTCATTACATTGCATTCATAATTGAATTTTATCATCCAATTCGTGAAACTATTTATCTGTTCCGATCTAACACTAGGTTGCAATCGAACTCTGTTGGTGTTATTATTTGAATGTAGTTAGTTCTATGGAATTGGAATAATTTTGAAGCTAGTTGACTTGCTGAGATTTTGAAACGTCTTCATGAGGTGCCTTTAATTAAGGAATGTTCTGATCCTGTACCCTGTGGCCTGTGTTTTTCTTAGGAGACATGCCCTTCTGTAAAGAATGTCCTTCTTTTGGATTCCGATGGGAAACGTGTTGCGGTCAAATACTTCTCTGAAGACTGGCCGACAAATAGTGCCaaggaaaattttgagaaagttGTATTCAACAAGACTCAGAAAACCAATGCCCGCACGGAAGGTGTGTAAAACTTCTGTGATATGGTCAATAATCAATTGACCATGCCATAATTCATGATGTGTTTGGTCAAATTCTGTCTGTGATTGTGATAGATTGCTGATCACTGATTTGTATATGACCCCATTTTGTAAACATGTTGAGTGTTGACTTCATTTTTATTGCCTCCTTGGGTTTTTTCATTTTACAGCAGAAATAGCAATGTTTGAGAATAACATTGTTCTTTACAAGTTTGTCCAAGATCTTCACTTCTTTGTTACCGGTGGTGATTATGAAAATGAGCTTATCTTAGCCACAGTTCTGCAGGCATTTTTTGATTCTGTGGGCCTTCTGCTCAGGTTGTAATCTTATATTAACAATTTATCTATGTTTCGTGTTCAAGGGTGTTTTCAATCTATCACTATTAACACAGTAGTCCTTGATGATTTTACTGCCTTTTCCCCTCCAGAGGCAATGTAGACAAGAAGGAAGCACTAGAGAACTTGGATCTCATTCTATTGTGCATTGATGAAATTGTTGATGGCGGGTATGCTATATGCTATTCATATGAAATTTATCTCCTTCAGTTGTGTGTTTGTTTGCTTCTCTAAATCTTCTCATGCACTTCCCTCTTCCTCCAATACAAATTGTAGCAGCTATTTGATATATCAGAGATCAACTCTTTTCTGCAGTTAAATTATTGGAATTGTACAACTTTTTGTCATAAAAACAAAATCCTTCTCTGAACCGTTATTCTGCTAGGAAGGTACTTGAATACCAGAGTTTGGAGCTTTCTAAGTTTATGATACTCTTGAATTCTATAAACACTCAAATGCTCAAGTAACTAATGGGCTTACATCAGTTTTTGATAGTTCAGGGGTAATTCTGTTCCATTGCCCTTATCTGTTGTGATCAATGAGATGTAACAAATGTCGCTTGCACAACAACACAAGTCCTTTTCAGTGTGTACAGCCAGAGTAGAATTTGAATACATATGATGTTTCTGCTGAGTTTTTCACACGATGACATCTATTTTTTCAGTTCTTTTCATTGTTAAGCCAACCACATGGCACATACTGTTTCAGAAATCATGGCTTAATCTTAAAAGGCACGACTTAAATCTTGGATGCAATTAATTGAGTTGCTAATCCTTAAATGTTATTGTACCTTGTTGCTGTAGCTGCCTGTGATTTCAGTAGTTATAGATCCCATAGTACTGGAATGTCAGTAGAATTATACCATAAATCACATTTATCTAGGAAAGGCATACCCCTCTGATCTTCCTCCTTTTGTATGCCTTCTCCCTCATTATCACCTCAACACTTACTCCTTTTCTTCTTGCATCTTATCTACCTTTGTCTTGACTCCACGCCGGTTTCACATAAACTTCATGTCTTCATATTTTGTGCAGTATCA contains the following coding sequences:
- the LOC114386637 gene encoding coatomer subunit zeta-2-like isoform X2, whose translation is MSHETCPSVKNVLLLDSDGKRVAVKYFSEDWPTNSAKENFEKVVFNKTQKTNARTEEIAMFENNIVLYKFVQDLHFFVTGGDYENELILATVLQAFFDSVGLLLRGNVDKKEALENLDLILLCIDEIVDGGIILETDPNVIAGKVASNSIDSGAPLSEQTLSQALATAREHLARSLLK
- the LOC114386637 gene encoding coatomer subunit zeta-2-like isoform X1; this encodes MSHETCPSVKNVLLLDSDGKRVAVKYFSEDWPTNSAKENFEKVVFNKTQKTNARTEAEIAMFENNIVLYKFVQDLHFFVTGGDYENELILATVLQAFFDSVGLLLRGNVDKKEALENLDLILLCIDEIVDGGIILETDPNVIAGKVASNSIDSGAPLSEQTLSQALATAREHLARSLLK